In one Bacillus thuringiensis genomic region, the following are encoded:
- a CDS encoding spore coat associated protein CotJA, with protein sequence MDKYMKSYVPYHSPQDPCPPIGKKYYSTPPNLYLGFQPPNLPQFSPKEALQKGTLWPVFYDYYENPYKKGR encoded by the coding sequence ATGGATAAATACATGAAATCATATGTGCCATATCATAGCCCTCAAGATCCTTGCCCTCCTATTGGGAAAAAATATTACTCTACCCCTCCTAATTTATATTTAGGTTTTCAACCGCCAAATTTACCACAATTCTCACCGAAAGAAGCACTACAAAAAGGAACTTTATGGCCTGTTTTTTATGATTATTACGAAAATCCTTATAAAAAAGGGCGGTGA
- a CDS encoding lactoylglutathione lyase, whose protein sequence is MSIYDTYKKVISTGGMNVENVKNLIVLEVKNLKETLYFYEGILGITPSSLRPQLDVTGVWYDIDSTRISFVMNRMLGGREKSVTNLCEVITFSISNIEKLKKKLAFYEILYIENKSEKSIVVQDPDGYKLQVIEKDE, encoded by the coding sequence ATGAGCATTTATGACACATATAAAAAAGTAATAAGTACAGGGGGAATGAATGTGGAGAATGTAAAGAATTTAATCGTGTTAGAAGTAAAGAACTTAAAGGAAACTCTGTATTTTTACGAAGGGATTTTAGGAATAACACCTAGTTCATTGAGGCCGCAATTAGATGTTACAGGGGTTTGGTATGATATCGATTCAACGAGAATTAGTTTTGTTATGAATCGCATGTTAGGAGGAAGAGAAAAGAGTGTTACGAATTTATGCGAGGTTATAACATTTTCAATTTCTAACATAGAGAAGTTAAAAAAGAAACTAGCGTTTTATGAAATTTTATATATAGAAAACAAAAGTGAGAAGAGTATTGTAGTACAAGACCCAGATGGATATAAACTTCAAGTGATAGAGAAGGATGAATAA
- a CDS encoding DUF2935 domain-containing protein, whose translation MERSYEESALFEHQFWLKVLTDHAQFLLDALALKEKEDIKKATYFVETFTNLLNKVRNANLMVFSKEAEQAAKEIRAFKLDTIQKQLEGKITIHFTPTFINHMVNEVEEYITVLEFLKKGEVPPVFHELHYHLVWLTDAAGHAGSISGGLDLVEKRLKEKSEEFTKHFEQFYLKAVEMTGYLRTELHHFPALKKFTKDVSLELKLFSHFLHEVEELELSNEVLSVLSARMVDHMAREECYYLLKLAQSSGLEMPKCNPL comes from the coding sequence GTGGAGAGAAGTTATGAAGAAAGTGCGTTGTTTGAGCATCAATTTTGGCTAAAGGTACTTACTGATCATGCACAATTTTTACTGGATGCATTAGCTCTGAAGGAAAAAGAGGATATAAAGAAAGCTACTTACTTTGTTGAAACATTTACGAATCTGTTAAATAAAGTTCGCAATGCGAATCTGATGGTATTCTCCAAAGAGGCAGAACAAGCCGCTAAGGAGATTCGGGCGTTTAAATTAGATACTATACAGAAACAGCTGGAAGGGAAAATTACTATTCATTTTACGCCAACTTTTATTAATCATATGGTAAACGAAGTGGAAGAGTATATAACGGTTTTAGAGTTTTTGAAGAAAGGGGAAGTTCCGCCTGTTTTTCATGAATTACATTATCATCTCGTTTGGTTAACAGATGCGGCTGGTCATGCAGGTTCTATTTCTGGTGGGCTAGATCTTGTTGAAAAAAGATTGAAAGAGAAAAGCGAAGAATTTACGAAGCATTTTGAACAATTTTACTTAAAGGCAGTTGAGATGACTGGATATTTACGAACGGAGCTTCATCATTTTCCAGCATTAAAGAAGTTTACGAAAGATGTTTCACTTGAATTGAAATTATTTTCGCATTTTTTACATGAAGTGGAAGAGCTCGAGTTATCGAATGAAGTATTAAGTGTATTATCAGCTAGAATGGTAGATCATATGGCAAGAGAGGAATGTTACTACTTATTAAAACTAGCTCAATCGTCTGGACTTGAAATGCCAAAATGTAATCCGCTTTAA
- a CDS encoding Ku protein — protein MHTVWKGALSLGLLNIGIKLYSAVEENDIKFLSLHKECLTPIKYKKFAPDCTDEEIDDTDIVKAYEYAPHKYIIMDEKELAELQKAHEPRSIRIISFVQNNEIDSVLYDRSYFIGPTPGHEKSYLLLKEALERTNKLGLIHISIRKKQHLAIIRNFEDGLMLQTIHYPNEIREITNTPNLPSNENYPIQKQELTAAINLIHHLTNPFEQEMYTDEYKEALTELIENKIEQQEKTETLSPAPNIINIMETLQASIEQAKIKRDNKTDKEAK, from the coding sequence TTGCATACCGTCTGGAAAGGTGCACTTTCACTTGGACTATTAAATATAGGAATTAAACTATACAGTGCCGTAGAAGAAAACGATATAAAATTTTTAAGTCTCCATAAAGAATGCTTAACACCTATTAAATATAAAAAATTTGCTCCTGATTGTACGGATGAAGAAATTGATGATACAGATATTGTAAAAGCCTATGAATATGCACCTCATAAATACATTATTATGGATGAAAAAGAATTAGCTGAGTTGCAAAAAGCTCACGAACCACGATCCATTCGGATTATATCTTTTGTCCAAAATAACGAAATCGATTCTGTTCTTTATGACCGTTCTTATTTTATAGGTCCTACCCCAGGACATGAAAAATCCTATTTATTATTAAAAGAAGCTCTTGAACGTACAAATAAACTTGGGCTTATTCATATTTCTATTAGAAAAAAACAACATTTAGCTATTATCCGTAACTTTGAAGATGGACTAATGTTACAAACCATCCACTACCCTAATGAAATTCGCGAAATAACAAATACACCCAACTTACCAAGTAACGAAAATTATCCTATACAAAAACAAGAACTCACCGCAGCAATTAATTTAATCCACCATCTTACAAATCCTTTTGAACAAGAAATGTATACAGATGAATATAAAGAAGCCCTTACCGAATTAATCGAGAATAAAATTGAACAACAGGAAAAAACTGAAACACTCTCTCCAGCTCCGAACATCATTAATATTATGGAGACATTACAGGCAAGCATTGAACAAGCAAAAATAAAAAGAGACAATAAAACAGACAAAGAGGCCAAATAA
- a CDS encoding YkvA family protein has protein sequence MKKLISRLRVVFHVRRFVPFLFDFFTSKEVSIKKKILSIAFLVGYVAMPLDLIPDFLPFIGILDDIGIVLFILNRIVKMAPVQLQEKHNVNVG, from the coding sequence ATGAAAAAACTTATTAGTAGATTAAGAGTTGTATTTCATGTTCGCCGATTTGTTCCATTCCTATTTGACTTTTTCACTTCAAAAGAGGTTTCAATAAAGAAGAAAATTTTATCTATCGCTTTTTTAGTTGGTTATGTAGCGATGCCGCTTGATTTAATTCCAGACTTTTTACCGTTTATCGGTATTTTAGATGATATTGGAATTGTGTTATTTATTTTGAACCGAATTGTAAAAATGGCGCCAGTTCAATTACAAGAAAAGCATAACGTAAACGTAGGATAG
- a CDS encoding DedA family protein, with amino-acid sequence MEQMILDIIEFLKQFSYFGVVLALTFEFIPAEVVLPMVGYWVYEGDMNFWLAVLAGTLGGTTGPLTLYALGYYGGRPLLIKYGKYFFIKEEQIQKADDFFEKYGPVVAFVGRFVPGVRTLISVPCGMAKMNIWKFSIYTFIAMFPLTTLYVYFGMKLGPHWEKAADVVGQYMLPILGGVILIVASIFVYKYMKKRNKTESI; translated from the coding sequence ATGGAGCAAATGATTTTAGATATAATCGAGTTTTTAAAGCAGTTTTCTTATTTTGGAGTTGTGTTAGCATTAACGTTTGAATTTATTCCAGCAGAAGTAGTTTTGCCCATGGTTGGGTATTGGGTGTACGAGGGAGATATGAATTTTTGGCTCGCTGTATTAGCTGGAACACTGGGCGGAACGACAGGACCTTTAACGTTATATGCCCTCGGTTATTACGGCGGTCGTCCTCTATTAATAAAATACGGGAAATACTTCTTTATTAAAGAAGAACAAATTCAAAAAGCGGATGATTTCTTTGAGAAATATGGACCGGTTGTAGCATTTGTTGGACGCTTTGTGCCAGGGGTTCGAACGCTTATTTCTGTCCCATGTGGTATGGCGAAAATGAATATATGGAAATTTAGCATATATACATTTATAGCAATGTTTCCGTTAACGACTTTGTATGTTTATTTTGGAATGAAATTAGGTCCGCATTGGGAGAAGGCAGCGGATGTTGTTGGGCAATATATGCTACCAATATTAGGAGGCGTTATTCTTATCGTTGCTAGTATCTTTGTCTATAAATATATGAAGAAAAGAAATAAAACGGAATCTATTTAG
- a CDS encoding DUF3992 domain-containing protein has product MSCECSGSALTCCPDKNYVQDKVCSPWSATVVATAIDNVLYTNNINQNVVGTGFVKYDVGPGPITVEALDSAGTVIDTQTLNPGTSIGFTYRRFDIIQVVLPATPAGTYQGEFCITTRYPLS; this is encoded by the coding sequence ATGTCTTGTGAGTGCTCAGGGTCAGCATTAACTTGTTGTCCAGATAAAAATTATGTGCAAGATAAAGTGTGTAGTCCGTGGTCTGCTACTGTAGTTGCAACAGCAATTGATAATGTTCTCTATACAAATAATATTAATCAAAATGTAGTTGGTACTGGTTTTGTTAAATATGATGTTGGACCAGGCCCAATTACTGTAGAGGCGCTTGATTCTGCTGGTACTGTAATAGATACACAAACATTAAATCCAGGAACGAGTATCGGGTTTACGTATCGTCGTTTTGATATTATACAAGTTGTGTTACCTGCAACACCTGCTGGAACGTATCAGGGAGAATTTTGTATTACAACACGTTATCCACTTTCATAG
- a CDS encoding DUF3992 domain-containing protein has product MGMRSSSLSCCSNKTLVQDQVCTDWSITGAGTQIVYTNNITQEVYGSGYVKYDVGANPITVDFLVGATVVDTITVQPQSSGTFTVRYFTTVRITTTGTTVNQGEFCITVRYPIS; this is encoded by the coding sequence ATGGGAATGAGAAGTTCCAGTTTGTCTTGTTGTTCTAATAAAACACTTGTGCAAGATCAAGTATGTACAGACTGGTCTATTACAGGTGCTGGTACTCAAATTGTATATACAAATAATATCACGCAAGAAGTATATGGTTCAGGTTACGTGAAGTATGATGTAGGTGCCAACCCGATTACAGTTGATTTTTTAGTAGGTGCAACAGTAGTTGATACAATTACTGTACAACCACAAAGTAGTGGTACTTTCACTGTCCGATATTTTACTACTGTCCGAATTACTACGACAGGAACGACTGTTAATCAAGGAGAGTTTTGTATTACAGTACGTTATCCAATCTCATAA
- a CDS encoding S-Ena type endospore appendage, protein MICPDPCPPSPPPNPNCERVKNEFAGNFLITNNTIPSAKDASQSMILWQSDGILLISGTVSVYNSTSSTEAITIQIIGTVTNIFTVFPGNTISYTGKDLQSINIINITSNLSLYLEGKYCCEFTCCL, encoded by the coding sequence ATTATTTGTCCAGACCCTTGTCCACCGTCCCCTCCTCCAAATCCAAATTGCGAGCGAGTAAAAAATGAATTTGCAGGGAATTTCCTCATAACTAATAACACCATCCCCTCTGCCAAAGATGCATCACAATCAATGATACTATGGCAAAGTGATGGGATACTACTTATATCAGGTACTGTCTCGGTTTACAATAGTACTAGCAGCACCGAAGCAATTACAATTCAAATCATTGGAACAGTAACCAATATTTTCACTGTGTTTCCTGGTAATACAATATCGTACACAGGAAAAGACCTACAGTCGATCAATATTATCAATATAACAAGTAATCTTTCACTATATTTAGAAGGCAAGTACTGTTGCGAATTTACATGTTGCTTATAG